Genomic segment of Paenibacillus polymyxa:
TTATAGGAGCTTGGAATGATTATTTATGGCCGCTAATCGTCTTAACGGATGAGCGTAAATTCACGCTCCAGATTGCACTGTCACAATTGAACGGGATTTACAATACGGATTATGCGATGGTCATTGCGGGCACCCTGCTGGCTGTACTGCCACTTATTATTTTGTTTCTTTTCATTAGCCGCCAGTTTATTTCCGATCTTGCCGCCGGAGCGGTCAAAGATTAGATTTACTTGAATTCCCTTATTCATTTCATGTATAATAGTTAATCGTCATTTCAAATAGCTTACATGATGAAGTTAGGTATCCAACAGGCAATCAGGTTAAGCGATTTACGATTTGAACATGAACTATGAACTGAGGGGAACTTTCCAGATGAACAAATTCACATATTATAACCCCACCAAATTAATATTTGGAGACAATCAAATTGAAGAACTGCAGCAGGAGCTGCTGAATTACGGCAAAAATATTTTACTGATATACGGAGGCGGAAGTGTCAAGCGAAATGGTCTGTATGACCAAGTATTAAACGCGTTAGAGCCGCTACATCTTAACATTCATGAATTGTCCGGCGTAGAGCCGAATCCGCGCTTGTCCACCGTTAAGAAGGGCATCGACATTTGCCGAAATGAAAACATCGACTTCTTACTTGCAGTAGGCGGCGGAAGCGTTATTGATTGCACCAAAGCCATCGCAGCAGGGGCTAAATATGACGGCGATGTGTGGGATATTATCAACAAAAAGCACATGCCGACCGAGGCTCTACCATTCGGCACCATCCTCACACTCGCCGCCACCGGTTCAGAAATGAATCCGGATTCTGTTATCACCAACTGGGAAACGAACGAAAAATACGTATGGGGCAGCACGGTGACGCATCCGAAATTTTCGATTCTGGACCCAAAAAACACCTTCTCTGTGCCACGTGATCAGACGGTATATGGCATGGTGGATATGATGAGCCATGTGTTTGAACAGTATTTTCACAATGTTAAAAATACACCGTTGCAAGATCGTATGTGCTTTTCCGTGCTGCAAACCGTGATCGAAACTGCACCTAAACTGCTGGAGGATTTGCACAACTACGAGCATCGTGAAACGATTTTATATGCCGGAACGATTGCTCTTAACGGAACACTGCAAATGGGCTACTTCGGGGATTGGGCTTCGCATACGATTGAACATGCATTATCCGCTGTATATGATATTCCTCATGCTGGCGGTCTGGCAATTCTGTTTCCCAACTGGATGAGACATACAGTGGATCAGGATGCTGCACGCATGAAGCGGCTGATGCTCAGCATGTTTGACTTAGACACCGTAGGTAAAACAGATAGAGAAATCGCCTTGGAAGGTATTGATCGTCTTAGTGCATTCTGGACAAGTCTCGGTGCCCCTTCTACGCTGGCCGATTACAATATTAATGATGAGCAATTGGAAAAAATCGCGGACATTGCAGCCCGTG
This window contains:
- a CDS encoding iron-containing alcohol dehydrogenase; translated protein: MNKFTYYNPTKLIFGDNQIEELQQELLNYGKNILLIYGGGSVKRNGLYDQVLNALEPLHLNIHELSGVEPNPRLSTVKKGIDICRNENIDFLLAVGGGSVIDCTKAIAAGAKYDGDVWDIINKKHMPTEALPFGTILTLAATGSEMNPDSVITNWETNEKYVWGSTVTHPKFSILDPKNTFSVPRDQTVYGMVDMMSHVFEQYFHNVKNTPLQDRMCFSVLQTVIETAPKLLEDLHNYEHRETILYAGTIALNGTLQMGYFGDWASHTIEHALSAVYDIPHAGGLAILFPNWMRHTVDQDAARMKRLMLSMFDLDTVGKTDREIALEGIDRLSAFWTSLGAPSTLADYNINDEQLEKIADIAAREMEYGGFGNYKKLNQEDILAILRASL